The following are encoded together in the Zingiber officinale cultivar Zhangliang chromosome 8A, Zo_v1.1, whole genome shotgun sequence genome:
- the LOC122009412 gene encoding glycosyltransferase BC10-like, translated as MKPRSKPDEDEADFFPCPPRKNWSVGLIKFISFLVIFMAGVVIGLSASGRFTRSFNSQTEIFFPSTMYMANCDKEFLSFKSFVTPEHLMHSMTDEELFWRASMVPKMEEYPFQRVPKVAFMFMTRGPLPFVQLWDRFFKGHEGLYSVYAHTLPDYKLNVSESSAFYGRQIPSEEVSWGSVTLVDAEKRLLANALLDFSNERFVLLSESCIPVYDFSTVYNYLVYSAHSFVESYDEISQQGRGRYNRRMAPTIKLYHWRKGSQWFELNRELAAYIVADYQYYLIFRKYCKPSCYPDEHYMPTYLNMFHGSLNSNRTVTWVDWSRGGPHPAVYGASSITLEFIQSIRNNGTTCTYNSKPTSVCFLFARKFSPNALGPLLNLSSRAMGF; from the exons ATGAAGCCGAGGAGCAAACCAGATGAAGATGAGGCTGACTTCTTCCCTTGCCCTCCGAGGAAAAACTGGTCTGTTGGGTTGATCAAATTCATCTCTTTTCTGGTCATATTCATGGCCGGGGTCGTCATAGGCTTGTCTGCAAGTGGTCGCTTCACCCGTTCCTTCAATTCACAGACCGAAATCTTTTTCCCGAGTACAATGTACATGGCCAACTGTGataaggagtttttgagcttcaAGAGTTTTGTGACTCCTGAGCATTTGATGCATAGTATGACAGACGAAGAGCTATTCTGGAGAGCTTCTATGGTGCCGAAGATGGAAGAGTATCCATTTCAAAGGGTGCCAAAGGTGGCCTTCATGTTCATGACAAGAGGGCCTCTGCCCTTCGTGCAACTGTGGGACAGATTCTTCAAAGGCCACGAGGGGCTGTATTCAGTATATGCCCACACACTTCCTGATTACAAACTTAATGTCTCCGAAAGTTCCGCGTTCTACGGCCGGCAGATCCCTAGCGAG GAGGTTTCTTGGGGATCAGTGACATTAGTCGATGCAGAGAAGCGTCTCTTGGCCAATGCTTTGCTGGATTTCTCCAACGAACGCTTTGTTCTCCTCTCCGAAAGTTGCATTCCAGTGTACGACTTCTCAACCGTTTACAACTATCTCGTATACTCTGCCCACAGCTTTGTCGAATCCTACGACGAGATCTCTCAACAAGGTCGCGGCCGTTATAACCGTCGCATGGCTCCTACAATCAAGCTCTATCACTGGAGAAAAGGTTCCCAGTGGTTTGAACTCAACAGAGAACTGGCAGCGTACATCGTAGCAGATTACCAGTACTACTTAATATTCCGCAAATACTGCAAGCCTTCTTGCTATCCAGACGAGCACTATATGCCGACTTACCTGAACATGTTCCATGGTTCTTTAAACTCGAATCGGACTGTCACCTGGGTTGATTGGTCGAGGGGAGGGCCTCATCCAGCAGTATATGGTGCTTCCAGTATCACACTGGAATTTATCCAGTCTATTCGAAACAATGGAACCACATGCACCTACAACTCGAAACCGACATCAGTTTGTTTCCTCTTTGCCAGGAAGTTCTCCCCGAATGCCTTGGGCCCTCTTCTCAACCTCTCTTCAAGAGCGATGGGATTCTGA
- the LOC122009411 gene encoding uncharacterized protein LOC122009411 codes for MASRAQIPNIEGPRLNPVRIRLLLTGCLPEESRPTPDRNQLSIILSDIKTYGLLDEQVHDPSDAKLVEEWRNAMDAWTERVISLASSKMPDKCSVGLSLLGVSCGECSSDRFMASYSVWFQKILSIIQLPSSTSFVRMAACAALSDLFTRLADFSNLKKDGIAFAGKVILPIIELLNENGSNEEVVLELLCTILMFFPSLHRHYDNVQAALVSKIVSSRYNANLSKKIANCLALLPRAKGDEDTWSLMMQKIIIEIDILLNDPLQTLEGETKGSSVVRLLVPPGKDPPSELGIRSLLRDVTYQPTKRFRYLVVPVVDTLIKCCCMMLTRPYTIQVKVPIAPLLALIHKVLMVDDSSHESLTQFTTVLNQELVFYQFPALRLSCLDLLIALIKGVRSQLIPHGAAVARILTQYSRKATVPSLRIKLYSAMGFLLRSMGVGMSLYLAQDLVSNASADLNDHPGSNTHISNQQLSGEPDQAITQSRLRKRKHFSESATQLPDGSHKQSVVISLKPSAPLSVKTAALEALQALLTMGGSLRSECWRSGVDHLLITVAKNACDMGWACGGKSSVRKTESTDSLVAFQLAALRALLASLLSASHARPPHLSEGLEIFRRGKLETGTKLAACCQDALLSLEALIHPRALPLIHTEDSRNSTLKACNQRYQGNTFYGHLNLNTASFPTVDVGATNGMDDDNGDEVLNGWLRGDNEEERPVQLSHTPITKEDAVGLTKDHEFRLNNGESSRINIDGPSNVGDINVQTIVAAETDKASNEDNIAAYVAQTNEEETKNNNLKISGTTNGEYPSSSGAPVKVGTISDETMTAVCVVDGKQLQIGTFSNENTSVPNVYQGTDVPDKRIEPAPMYDSDSVSLDSLPGIVDVDPDTD; via the exons ATGGCGAGCAGAGCCCAGATTCCGAACATCGAGGGCCCCCGGTTGAATCCCGTCAGGATCCGGTTACTATTGACGGGCTGCCTCCCTGAGGAAAGCCGGCCTACTCCAGACCGCAACCAACTCTCCATCATCCTTTCTGATATCAAGACCTACGGCCTCCTCGACGAGCAAGTCCATGACCCCTCCGATGCGAAGCTGGTCGAGGAGTGGCGCAACGCCATGGATGCCTGGACAGAACGCGTCATCTCGTTGGCATCCAGTAAAATG ccAGACAAATGTAGTGTGGGTCTGTCTTTGCTGGGGGTGAGTTGTGGAGAGTGCAGCTCTGATCGTTTCATGGCATCTTATTCTGTTTGGTTCCAGAAGATACTATCAATTATTCAG CTTCCATCCAGCACCAGTTTTGTAAGAATGGCAGCTTGTGCTGCGTTATCTGATCTGTTCACCAG GCTGGCTGATTTTTCCAACTTAAAGAAAGATGGAATAGCTTTTGCTGGAAAGGTTATACTGCCAATTATCGAGTTGTTGAATGAGAATGGATCAAATGAA GAAGTAGTTCTTGAATTGTTATGTACCATCCTGATGTTCTTTCCTTCATTGCATCGGCACTATGACAAT GTTCAAGCTGCTCTTGTCTCGAAGATTGTGTCATCAAGATATAATGCAAATTTATCAAAG AAAATAGCCAATTGTTTGGCACTTCTTCCCAGGGCAAAAGGTGATGAAGATACCTGGTCTCTTATGATGCAAAAAATTATAATAGAGATAGATATTCTTCTTAATGATCCCttacaaacactggaaggag AAACAAAAGGTTCTTCAGTTGTGAGATTATTGGTTCCACCTGGAAAGGATCCCCCTTCGGAGTTGGGTATACGATCATTATTGAGAGATGTGACATATCAACCAACAAAAAGATTTCGCTACTTGGTAGTCCCCGTAGTTGACACTCTGATTAAGTGTTGTTGCATGATGCTTACCAGGCCTTATACTATTCAG GTAAAGGTTCCTATTGCGCCTTTGCTTGCACTGATTCATAAAGTGCTTATGGTGGATGACTCATCACATGAATCCTTAACTCAATTCACAACTGTCTTGAATCAAGAACTTGTATTTTATCAATTTCCAGCATTACGTTTGAGTTGTTTGGATCTTTTAATTGCCCTTATAAAGGGAGTTAGGAG CCAACTCATACCACATGGTGCCGCTGTTGCACGTATTCTGACACAATATTCCAGGAAAGCTACAGTACCATCTCTAAGGATAAAATTGTATTCAGCGATGGGGTTCTTATTGAGATCCATGGGAGTTG GAATGAGTTTGTATCTTGCTCAAGATCTAGTCAGCAATGCTTCTGCTGATCTGAATGATCATCCTGGAAGCAATACACATATATCAAATCAGCAATTGTCTGGGGAGCCTGATCAGGCTATTACACAAAGtcgcctaagaaaaagaaaacatttcTCTGAATCAGCAACACAACTCCCAGATGGTTCCCATAAGCAGAGTGTCGTAATCAGCTTAAAACCATCTGCCCCTCTTTCTGTAAAAACTGCTGCACTTGAAGCCTTGCAAGCTCTTCTTACGATG GGTGGTTCTTTGAGATCAGAATGTTGGCGGTCAGGTGTGGATCATTTGTTGATTACGGTAGCTAAAAATGCCTGCGATATGGGATGGGCTTGCGGGGGGAAGTCTTCAGTTCGAAAAACTGAATCAACTGACTCCCTAGTTGCTTTTCAGCTTGCGGCCTTACGAGCTCTCTTAGCATCTCTGCTTTCTGCATCACATGCCCGGCCTCCTCACTTGTCGGAAGGGCTTGAAATTTTTCGTAGAG GAAAATTGGAAACCGGAACAAAACTTGCTGCCTGCTGTCAAGATGCACTACTGTCCTTGGAAGCTCTTATCCACCCTCGAGCGCTTCCTTTAATACATACCGAAGATTCTAGGAACTCCACACTTAAAGCTTGCAATCAGAGGTATCAGGGAAATACATTTTATGGTCATCTGAATCTAAACACTGCTAGTTTTCCAACAGTCGATGTAGGTGCAACGAATGGTATGGATGATGATAATGGTGATGAAGTATTGAATGGTTGGCTTCGTGGTGACAACGAAGAAGAGAGACCTGTTCAGCTTTCTCACACTCCTATCACAAAGGAAGATGCAGTTGGCTTGACTAAAGATCATGAGTTCAGATTAAATAATGGAGAATCATCAAGAATAAATATTGATGGGCCAAGCAATGTAGGAGACATCAATGTGCAGACTATTGTTGCAGCTGAGACCGACAAAGCTTCTAATGAAGACAATATTGCTGCCTATGTTGCCCAAACgaatgaagaggaaaccaagaaCAATAATCTCAAGATATCAGGCACCACAAATGGGGAATACCCCAGTAGTTCAGGAGCTCCAGTGAAAGTAGGAACGATTTCCGACGAAACTATGACAGCTGTTTGTGTAGTCGATGGAAAGCAGCTCCAAATAGGGACATTCTCAAATGAAAATACTAGCGTTCCCAATGTTTATCAAGGCACAGATGTGCCCGATAAGAGAATAGAACCAGCACCTATGTATGATTCTGATTCAGTTTCTCTTGATTCACTACCTGGTATCGTGGATGTCGATCCTGATACAGATTAG